The following DNA comes from Fibrobacter sp. UWH6.
TCCATGCTTCTGCCGATGCATACCGTCGTGCGGATACGGACCCTTATTGGCTTTTTGGCGGCGAAATTAATTACGCCGACATTCTGGGTTTTCGTATGGGTTATGCCATCCGTCCCGATACCGAAGATGGTATCAGTTGCGGTCTGGGCCTGAATTTCGGGATGATCGTGTTTGATTACGGCTACAGCCCCCGCCCGGCATTTGAAGGCGGCCAGCATTACATTACCGTGGGTCTAAAGTTCTAGGCCTCCGTTTTTCTTGATTTGATAGGCCAGGCAGCCGCGGCTGATTCCTAGGTTCTTGGCGGCAACGGATTTGTTCCATCCGGTGTTTTGCAGTTCCGTGAAGATGGTGCCCCAATTGGGGGCTGTGGCGTATGGCCTTGTGCTTGCAATGGGAACTGGAGTTGTGAAACTCTTCCCGGAATCTTGCAGGGATCCCTGGTTGTCGTATTCATCGGTGATGATTTCGTATAAGGTTATTCCGTGGGGTTTCAGCAGGGCGTAGCGTTGCAGTACGTTTTTCAGCTGACGGACGTTCCCGGGCCAACGCTTTTGAGAAATAATCCGTAGTTCCTGTTCGTTCAGGGAGCAGAGCAGTTCATCTTCGGCATTTGAATTATGGGTGTGATAGGCGTTCTCGATGGGGTATATTTCTTTTAGGGCGTCAGCCCATAAGGTTTGCGATAACTCCCTGATGTCATCCCTTTCTCTAAGGGCTGGAATTTTTACTGGGAAAACGTTCAGCCTAAAATAAAGGTCTTCACGGAAACGCCCGGCGGCCACTTCAGTTTTCAGGTCGCGGTTGGTGGCGCAGATTAGCCTGAAGTTTACCGGTATGCTCTGGGTTTGCCCCAGGGGCAGAACGGATCTTTCTTGCAGGACTCTTAACAGTTTGCATTGTGTGTCCAGCGGCATCTCCCCAATTTCATCTAGGAACAGGGTTCCCCCTTCGGCGGCGCGGACGACGCCCTGTTGGTCGGTGGCTCCGGTGAAGGCTCCC
Coding sequences within:
- a CDS encoding sigma 54-interacting transcriptional regulator translates to MKYKNLMLIAAKSNMSVLLQGESGAGKEVAARYIHDNSHRKSGPFVALNCGAIARNLAESILEGARKGAFTGATDQQGVVRAAEGGTLFLDEIGEMPLDTQCKLLRVLQERSVLPLGQTQSIPVNFRLICATNRDLKTEVAAGRFREDLYFRLNVFPVKIPALRERDDIRELSQTLWADALKEIYPIENAYHTHNSNAEDELLCSLNEQELRIISQKRWPGNVRQLKNVLQRYALLKPHGITLYEIITDEYDNQGSLQDSGKSFTTPVPIASTRPYATAPNWGTIFTELQNTGWNKSVAAKNLGISRGCLAYQIKKNGGLEL